Proteins encoded in a region of the Mycolicibacterium duvalii genome:
- a CDS encoding ribose-phosphate diphosphokinase, with amino-acid sequence MSHDWTDNRKNLMLFSGRAHPELADQVAKELDVPVTAQTARVFANGEIFVRFDESVRGCDAFVLQSHPAPLNEWIMEQLLMIDALKRGSAKRITAILPFYPYARQDKKHRGREPISARLIADLFKTAGADRIVTVDLHTDQIQGFFDGPVDHMRAQKLLTGYIAENYPGHDMVVVSPDSGRVRVAEKWADSLGGVPLAFIHKTRDPLVPNQVVSNRVVGDVRGKTCVLTDDMIDTGGTIAGAVRLLKEDGAGDVIIAATHGVLSDPARERLAGSGACEVIVTNTLPISEEKRFKQLTVLSIAPLLANTIRAVFDNGSVTSLFDGSA; translated from the coding sequence GTGAGCCACGACTGGACCGACAACCGCAAGAACCTGATGCTCTTCTCGGGTCGGGCGCACCCCGAACTGGCTGATCAGGTCGCCAAGGAGCTCGACGTCCCGGTCACCGCCCAGACCGCGCGGGTCTTCGCCAACGGCGAGATCTTCGTCCGGTTCGACGAGTCGGTGCGCGGCTGCGACGCGTTCGTGCTGCAGAGCCATCCCGCGCCGTTGAACGAATGGATCATGGAGCAGCTGCTCATGATCGATGCGCTCAAGCGCGGCAGCGCCAAACGCATCACCGCGATCCTGCCGTTCTACCCGTATGCCCGGCAGGACAAGAAGCACCGCGGCCGCGAACCCATCTCGGCGCGGCTGATCGCCGACCTGTTCAAGACCGCCGGTGCCGACCGCATCGTGACCGTGGACCTGCACACCGACCAGATCCAGGGCTTCTTCGACGGGCCGGTCGACCACATGCGGGCCCAGAAGCTGCTCACCGGCTACATCGCCGAGAACTACCCGGGTCATGACATGGTCGTGGTCTCCCCCGACTCCGGGCGGGTGCGCGTCGCCGAGAAATGGGCCGACTCACTGGGCGGCGTGCCGCTGGCCTTCATCCACAAGACCCGTGATCCGCTGGTTCCCAATCAGGTGGTGTCCAACCGCGTCGTCGGTGACGTCCGCGGCAAGACGTGCGTGCTGACCGACGACATGATCGACACCGGCGGCACCATCGCCGGCGCAGTGCGCCTGCTCAAGGAGGACGGCGCCGGGGATGTGATCATCGCCGCGACGCACGGCGTGCTGTCTGATCCGGCGCGCGAACGCCTCGCCGGCTCCGGTGCGTGCGAGGTGATCGTCACCAACACGCTGCCCATCAGCGAGGAGAAGCGCTTCAAGCAGCTGACCGTGCTGTCGATCGCACCGCTGCTGGCCAACACGATCCGCGCGGTGTTCGACAACGGCTCGGTGACAAGCCTTTTCGACGGGTCGGCCTGA
- the arsC gene encoding arsenate reductase (glutaredoxin) (This arsenate reductase requires both glutathione and glutaredoxin to convert arsenate to arsenite, after which the efflux transporter formed by ArsA and ArsB can extrude the arsenite from the cell, providing resistance.): MGAQSAVIYHNPKCSTSRKTLELLRDNDIEPEVVLYLKTPPSRAELAKMIRDAGIDVRTAVRKRESLYAELGLADASDDELLDALAEHPILIERPFVVTDKGTRLARPVDSVREIL; encoded by the coding sequence ATGGGCGCTCAATCCGCCGTCATCTACCACAACCCGAAGTGCTCGACCTCGCGCAAGACGCTGGAACTGTTGCGCGACAACGACATCGAACCCGAGGTGGTGCTGTACCTGAAGACGCCGCCGTCGCGCGCCGAACTGGCGAAGATGATTCGCGATGCCGGAATCGATGTGCGTACCGCGGTGCGAAAGAGGGAATCGCTCTACGCCGAACTCGGGCTCGCCGACGCCTCGGACGACGAACTGCTCGACGCTCTCGCCGAGCACCCCATCCTGATCGAGCGGCCGTTCGTGGTGACCGACAAGGGCACCCGTCTGGCCCGTCCCGTCGACTCGGTACGCGAAATTCTGTGA